The segment CcttttcaattattttgtaCTGTGAGTCATAGCTTATTAGATATTTGTAACAATAATGCTTCCACAGTTTTGAACATTCGGACACTTGAGTGTCAAACCTGGCTTGCCTCAAAGGGTGCCCTCGTGGACAAAAAAATTGCCCAAACTTCATATTTTCCTGATTCTCTCAAAATTCCCTCAAAATATTTGTCATGTCATTTCAATGTACACTTCTCCATCGTCACATGACTtctaaaagaagaaatgaaaacaactcTGTAGCTGTAGGCACAGTGAAGCTTTCAGCTAAATGCTTACATCAgcatacagacacactcacactgacaatgctaacatgctgatgtttagcaggtataatgttcaccatcttagtttagcgtgttagcatgctaacatttgctaattagcactaaagacatccaatagttgtcaagatatttcagtcaggatCAAAGTAGCCATGCTGCTAGTCTAATTACTTGCAAAATAACTTCAGGAAATTTAAACTGCATGTAGGCACAATTAATTTTAACTGCACGATAATTTTGGAATTTTCCTTAAAGCTCTGATAAGTGAATCACAAAATGTGTTAAGACGCCATATTGAGTCATCAGCACGCTTATGTGTGTAAGCACATGCCCACTCATGCATCATGGTGAAGTATTACACCCAGATGAGTTTGTCTTAATCAGATGGTGGAATGGATGTTTGGGTTAACACAACAGAGGAAATCTATAAAACATGACTTTCCACTCTGCCGTGTGACACCTGTTTATTAAAGCCCTACTTCCTTGCTGAAAACCACATTCAAATTCTCTCTTATCCAAAACACACTTCACTCCCTCTAAATGGAGCTGTTAGCTTTTCCAGGAATGTGGTACAGCATTAAAAAGCCATTAATTTTTTAAGCTCATCGTCTGCCTCATTGTCCGGTAATAGAGGTAACAGCTCGGAGGTTGGCTGTGtgctcattctttttttttttttttttttattctacaaTGGCAATGAATGTGCAATAATGTTATTTAACTCATGCATGTTTTGGGCCAAATGTGATATTTATGCTGCACAGGAGGGCTGAGTCATAATTTTATAATCATTTATCAACTTCCAGCAGAATAATCTTTGCCTAAATGAAAGACTCTAAGCAAGCTGCGatcaaaatttaacaaaataagttaatgaagtttttgttttacctGTTGGAAGAGTTGGTCTCATGTAATACATAACAGCAGGGCACTTTTTGTTGCTTATTAGGCTATTTCATATGtgatttttcaaattttaatcaTGATACTGGAAAATATCCTCATTAATCATGATTTTAGCTGTATCACCCAGCCTTACAGCAAAGAAATTAACACTGGCATATTcagaacactaaaaacacaatcattaaacttccattcattgtgtaTCTCAGGCATGTATCCGTTGCTGAAGGAGTTCAAATGTTCATCACGAGAGAAACAATCTACTCTGACAGAAGATAAGTGAGACAGTGCTTCCTCTAGCTTTTATCACACACTTGCAGCAAGTATTAGCTGTCCTTGAAATTATCTAAACTTATATTAACTAGATTTTCGTTCCAAGTTGCAGTTATGTACAATACACAAGGCTCCCACTCTTACATTTCAGTGAGCGTGAGTGATGATTATTCACTGAGAATGAGTTCTGTAGTGTTCTTTAAGTTTAATTTAAGTGTTTAATGGCATTTTGTACCGTAGAATTATAGTTGCTATtgcctattattattattgactttTTGAGGTGCATTCCTGTTGGAAAATGAGATGCTGTACGAACATGAACCTGTTGGATCCTCCACTAATCAGCACGTGCTTATTCCTGATGGGAATCAAGCACACAGTGAATCTGATGAAGTCAGAGTCTGAGTGTAgttcactgcttttgttttaatgtaatcCATTAATGTGTCAATCCTAGTATCCTTGTATGTGCTGAAATATTGTTTAACCACACTTGAGAggcatttaaataaaaaacccTGTAGAGTAGAGGGTCTCCTCATGAAAGCACCAGGCCTGACTGTGGACTAAATGGTGTCACCTATATCCAACACCATTATCATTCCTCACCTGACTGCTACTTCAGCTGTTTGATTGGTCTAATACCACATGACCATATACAGCACAGTGCAATCTGTAAGTGTTTGGACAGTGACACATTCTTTTGTTCTACTTGCTTTGTACTCTGTCCTCATTTCTTCCCATTAaaagaggagtttttccttgccactgtcgCCAAAGTGCTTGCTCATTGGGGAAtagttgggtctctgtaaattaaagagtatggtctagacctgctttatgtggaaggtgccctgagatgacttttgttgtgatttggtgctatataaatgaaactgaattgaattgaaaatacTCCAGTACAATAGATCCAAAAAGAAGCAATCGCTTTGAAGATCAAGTACTGACTTTCAGATTTAACTTGAGGCAGTTTATATCCATATTGAGTGAACAGGGTAAGACATGTAGCCATGTCATAAGGGGAATAAAGTGTCACCCTCAGACACTAAATCTAAAGGTATGAATGTACTCATGGCCTGCACCCTACTCTACTCAACAAaagccacatactgtatgtgggaAAAACCCTAAATGACTGCTGTGTTAATTGTACTTTGTGTTGCTTGCTTCTTGCAGTAAGTACCATGCAGCTTTTATCACAGCCTGAAATAGTGTCCTCAATAAGCACTCTTGTGCACAAATGGTCATTATCACACAATATCCTAAAGTTCAAGAAGGCAAACTACAAAATGAGGCACTCAGGTGCAGTGCATTAAAGCTTTGCTCAAGTATACAGAGAAAACCAATTTAAAACTGCGTGTGTGACATTAAGGacttcaataaaaaaacatttttaagagaTGGTGGGGATAACAAAACTGTACTCTCTCAAACATAACACAACTTTCCTGCACTAAACCTTCAGCTGCACCTGACGAGtacttttaaaaatcaaaagcaGTTTTAAATGGGTTTGCAAAACTTTTCTCATTCTCAGTGAAGGGTGCCAACTACTCATTAAAATAGTCTAACTTTTTGCGGACTTAATTTCTTTAGAAATGTTTCAGCGGATTAGATCAAAACTCCACAGAATTCACCAAGCACAGCTACTGTGTTTCGGGACTCACGCACTCGCTCTCAAGTCCtacatgaaagacacattctttgtgtttttccaagTAGTCCCACATATAGACCCTGATGTTGTCATGTGCAGTCAGTCTGGATATTCAGTTCTGTGTCAGTTCTATCACTGAAATACTATACGTAGTGCAGTGATGAAGACATTCTGAAATAACTACATGGATagacaaaacaatgtaaaaagtCAATTTCAATTGAACTTTTaagttaaactttttttgtcttatactaatatcatttaacatttatcatttaatatcaTTTAACAAGCAGGTTAGAGCAGAAACGCActacagcagacatttttactACAAAGTGATGATTACCAGCCTGGTCTACATGATTACACACCACATGACTTCCTGAGGGCCAGTTAGTGTCATCAGGGTCATGTGGTGCTGTACTCAATACCACCAGGACAGGCATGCAAGTGAAGTGAGTATACTGGTGTTCATCCTCTCTCTGTATACTAGTATGTGGCAAAGATGAACAATAGTGAATATGTAGAAAGTCACtgggccacacacacacctgctatCAGGCATGTCAGACATGTGGCTTATGAAGGTTTTTGAAAAGACAATTCCTGTGGTCAGTGTCATATTTCCATATTATATTTATCTCAATAAAACATAACTACCAAATGTAAAAGTTAAGGCagttaaataaaattaactcAACTGGTTTTCACTAACAGTGTTTGGCTGACCATGTGCCCTACAACCTGTGCCCTTTATTTTATCTGCCTTGTACATCCTCATACACATTGCAGTGATACCACATGAGAGATGAGATATCTTAGCAATGCCACGGTCACTAAAGGCTCACTACAACTCAGGATAATTTATAAGCACACAGTAATATGAGTCGCCAGGAGGTAAATAACTACAGTGGAAAGATAGCCTgctgttcaggcctggactcctCTACACACCACTGGGGGGTTTCCCACTGTCCCTTTCAGACCCCTCACCTTGAGGAGATCCAGAGGATGCGTGCAGCAGGCTGCCCCGCAGGACGCCAGCCCACCGAAATACCACCGTGACATGCGTTTCTCGGTCATGGCTCCGTGCTCTGCCGTTGTCCGGTGCAGCTACAGCGGTAACTTCCTTTCTCCCAGTCCGCCTCGACACGCTTGCCCGCCCGCTCTGTCGGCTTCCTGGCCTGCAGGGTATAGCTGGCAGTAGCTTGTGGTCTACAGGACACGGATAACCTCGTTAATATTCAAACATTCCGATAAGAGACTGCGCCACGGTACGGGGGACTTTGGGCTCCGGCAGCACCACGCACACTCACGCCACATAATGTGCGTGTAtgcatgtacaaaaaaaaaaaaaagtgtgtgtgtgtgtgcacactgtcTGCTATGTTGTGGCCACGATGCGCAGCGCAATAGGAAGCAGCTGTACACGGAGGAGAGGAGCGCAGCCAATTGCCACCGTGGACCACGGAGCTGCCTACCCGCCCCGGGGCCTGAGATCCAAAGGTCGACAGCCGGGTATGAGAAAGCTAAATCCACGAACAGCACAAACTCACATACTCCACTTTCACCACTACGAACTGTCACGCGGGTTTTAAAGTGACACGCATCCTTCCTGCAGCTGTGCAGAGTCGAAAAATACAGCCTGTCTCTTTAAGAGGACAATACTCGACATTCTCACCCGAGCAGAAGAGTCAGTTACTACCACGAAAAATCGTGTCTGAATATAACGTTGTGTCACAGGTTATTAAGACTACAGTGAAGTTAACTGCATAAAGAATGATATAGTGTACAATATGAGGTTTAATCAGAGGCGGCTGTATTTCATGAAAAACAAGTCTTTGACTGGatacagcagtggtggaagaagtatatTCACATACTTTAGTGAAAAATACTGCagtctaaaaatactccattacaagtcctgaattcaaaatgttacttaagtaaacGTACAGACGTATTAtgagcaaaatgtacttaaagtatcaaaagtaaaagtactcactATGCAGACTGGCTTTTAGAGCATTAATAgtatgttcttgtttttttatcactaacaaatacattcagtgttgtagtttatcatcataaatcttaatctgaaaagatAAGATTTTAAGAATTAGATTAACATTACCTGATATAGGTTTATGAAGACAGTTAGTGTTAGCTAAGGGGCTAGTTGAAAAGCCAGGTGATCAGTGTATTTACCCAGTGTTTTCAGTTAAGCAAGCAAAGCACACAAATCTAATGAACATAGCATGTTGCATGGAGACAACAGGAAATAGATAAATCATTatatttctgcaaaaaaaaggaaactaaagacttgaaaaataaaatgagctagtaagatataaataaaagtttgaaaaaggtaaaaatataaggtttacatttgtgtttacaCTCCATCTACACCCTTAATTATGTAACTCAGTTTTTAGTGATGTAATCAATTAAAGGATATTTTTGACCAACTGATAAGCTTTTACTttcttttgtcagttttggtgCGTCATACCTCTGAATACAAAAGATAACTTACATAAGCATTGCAAATATTAATGAAAGactaaataaaaatcaaaattagCTACTAATAATCTATTATGCATCACAAAATTAAAtcaatttagttatttttaattattaaaatgatcTCATTGGTGTGCCATCAGTGTGGGCAAAGctaagtttaaaaagagaacTTACTGTGTATACTCCAGAGCGCAAAGTGAGATCTGAGACATTAACCTTTCCTTATGTTAATGCTTAAAATTGTCATATAGCATGTGCCAAATTTTGTCACAATGAGCACAACTGTTGTGCTTTACTTattcaaatttgaatttttcaatTTAGGCTTGCTGGAATGATCTTTTCTCACTATATCtagagaagagaggaaggacatacactgaaaataaactcACAGGGTTTAAATTACAATGGCCTGAATTAGGAAAGTTACAGACTTGTTCCTTTCCAAAACAGAGGCATGCACTTTTGGCACAGTCTAGAGAGCAGCGGGACTCTGCATGCCATAATTGTGCACTGCGCactaaaaacaactttaaatcAGTTCTTGTGTGTTGTGCAGagttagcagagcagcatgcAGTCAAGACTACATGGAGACACTGGTGGAAATGTTGTCCTTTTCCCGGCTGACTGTTGGCACCGTGCTGTGTCACTTTCTGTAATAATGTCTATTATAAAAGTTTTCTCTTGGAtcttttacagctttttttatttcccaCACATAACCCACACCTAAAAACTCTGGATCACTCTGAGAAAAAATATAGCAGTTCAACCTGACAAATGGACATGTAGTGGCATGTTTGAAATTTACTAGAAACTAGGTTATACAACACCACTGTGATACCTCGACCAAAAGCAGTTAAACTTTGAAGCAACTTAATCACAGTTGTAAACTGCTGCATTAGTGGGTCATGTTCATAAATGTCAAATAGTAGAATTTGTCAGCTCCAAAAGAGGCATGGTAATCAACACTTGAGACTTGTTCTCTATGTAACATGAAGCAACTCACAGGAGTCTAAAGAGGCCAATTCAGCTGTCACCAAAgcttaggcacaaaaaacagttaaatgatTTAATATGTTGAGGAGAACAAGAGAAACAACTGTTACAAGGACAAATATGACAGCCAAGGGGAGTTGCTgattatatatagtatatagatataaataatcAGGGTTACAGAGTGTGTCATGGTATGATTTAGTAAGTTAAAGTCCTCTCTGTTTAAGAGCATATCAGTTACCTCATGTCTACTGCCCCCAAGTGTATTATGTCTACTGTCACTACTCAACAAattgttttccatttaaatatatttgtggtTTAGTGTGAGTGTGCAGGCGGCACCCTTTTCATTGATGCTGATTTCTAATTACCTTGCATATACAGTAACCATGTACCTTCTAATATTGTTTTTCACTCATTTCTCTGAGACAGTAGTGTCCTTTTAGTGGCAACCACTTTTTTTAACCTGAAGAAAAAAGCTTGGGAGTAACTGGAGTAacataaacagaaatagaagaaaaaagtgaacaaGACCAATATCAACCAGATCTGTGTAAGAGACGGCGCGCAATTGAATAGCATATCTATTTATATGTTGACCAAAAAAAGCTAAATTGAGTCTGTGTGATGAAGAGAAGGACAATGTGTGATAGCAAATAGGATCAAGtcagtgttcctaatattttgcccccctcatgtatgttaatggttggacaaaatattaggaacatttttcaacataatGCACTCCTGTAAAACACCAGCACACACTATAACTGCAATAGTAGACACAAAGTAGAactatcacctttctgacaatgttgacaaaaactgaaaatgtataagcttcatgaAAGCTggtgtattggattgcattagattgcacagatgttcctaataaagGTTTCAGTGAGCATATATATtcagcacataaacacagagtCCATCCCATTTTAGCAAATTTGAATGTTTAGAGGACAAAAAGTCTTAATGGAAAGCAAACATATCTATTTATTGTGTGTAAGTGattataaattaattaacagtcactgacaaaaagaaaaggtgaATAATGCAATGTCACACTTATGTAGGCATACTGTAAAATTAATATTGCATAATGTTATTAAGTCAACTTTTAGCTACCACATGCTGCACCTGTAGAATAAAACTCTGACCATAGCCAAACCAATTTTTAAAGCTGATCCTAACCCAGTAAATACCCAAAAactacatttacagtatattatggTAATTGATGTAGTAAATAATTCACTGATATGCTGCAGTCACTTGATAGGGCAAAAGGTGCATTTTTGTTCAGATCAGCAATACAttaattttgttaaattaaattagcaAAACTACTGCTACTAGAAATAATATTACCATTAATAATTATTTCTCACATGTATGAAAAAGCAACAAGCTTTGTCTAAAACTTTGACAATACAAGTGTTCAAACTTATATCAACAAAATTGTATAAAATCTATATTACAGAAccacagtgaaaataaatgtcaacataaataaagaaataaataagaacagaaaaacatgaaatataaagtGTAAATTAGCTTGGAAAccccaaaatacacaaaaatctaaaaaaagaaaaaaaaagtaaataagaaAGAGCGGCAGTTTGACTGCCCACAGACATTTTCAGTgaacacacaagcatacacagaTGTACTATGTACACTGGCCTTCTGTACACacaccacccacacacacacgcacacaaacaagCAGAGGCAGAGTGGAATTTGAGAAATGTAAGTCACACACATTAGTaaacatctaaacatctaaaatcCTCCCACAATTCATTTCAACACCCACGCTGACACAAAGCAAAGCACAAAATATTGTTCTACTAGAAACCCTTAGATACTTGTTATTGAATTCATTTACTCATCTTCATCAGAAAACCAATATAGCACACAATATAGACTGAATATTCTCCAATGTACCGTCACCTTGCAATTTCCACAGGCTTGTCTGACAAAGTTGtgtcttctgtgtttgtttgtaccTCACATGTTCAATAAAATCATGTTATACAAAAGATTTTTCCTGTTGCTTCACCTCTCCTGCCGCCCCTGTACGTGGGTTGTCCTTTGCTGCTCCTCCGTAAACAGGCAGCGCTATTCCTCCTGCTGGAGAGGAGCCGACATGTAGCAAAACACCCCCCAGCAGGAGAAGCACGCTGGCCCCCCAGCCCAGGTACAGCGCTGGTCCCAACTCCCTTTTTAAAGGTGCTGCAACGTTTGGATCATAGAAGTCCTTGATTATCGCATAAGCAGTCCAACAGATGGGTATCAAGTAGACCAGGCCAGCCACAAGGAAGAGCACCCCTGCTATCCTAGCCAGTCGCGCCTTGGAGGCCTGGTTACCGTCACCCATGCAGTGAGTACACTTGGCCCCTGCCACCCCGAGCATGAGGGCCAGCATGCAGAGCAGCAGGGAGAGAACAGTGAGGCCCCGGGCAGCTTGGGCAGACTTGGGCAGGGCCAGGGTGGAGTCATAGCTCTTACACTGGATGTGGCCCGTGGTCTGAGACAGACAGTTCATCCACAGTCCTTCCCACAAAACCTGGGCAATCACTAGCTCTCCACCTACGAACGCAGACACACGCCACAGAGGAGCCGCACACACCAGCGCCCCACACACCCAACCCAGCACAGCCAGCACCAAGCCCAGCACCTGAAGACCTGTTGACACCATAATCGCTGAAGAAACTTAAGAAAGCTGTAGATCTGAAAGAATGTTCCCAAGAAAACCCAGAGTAAACTTTTTCTTACAGAAGATACAGAGGTTTCTTGCAGGTTACTGAAAGTCAGGTATTCAATGTGAAAATGTCTTGAGCAGTTGTAAAAACTCCACACAGTATGTCCTCAGTCATTCAGTAGGATGTGTTCTTCGATgaatcctcttcttctcttcagtgTCCTTTCTCATTTAACGCCTACATAGGAATATACTGTAAAGATGACATTGCtttttagtaaatgtacttgtaTGATGTAGaagcacatttaaaattaatatgAACACAATTGAAATTATTGAAAAGTAGTACTGGATGACACAAAATTGTGCAATATAAGTAAATAAAGAATAAGACAAGTGACACCTACTCCACCTGGATCTGTTTCCCTTGGTTTATCCAGCAAAATTCTATGAGCTCCATAAAACTTACTTTTTAACCAATAGTCAAGCAATCAGATGTCCACAGATGGTGTGTTGATggtcttttgtgtgtttgttggtggtAAAGCGAGATGATGCGAGTAGTCCGTGTCTGACTTCCACTATGACTGGCTAAATTGTGTCTGTGGAGCTCATACACAGGGGTGTAGGAGGGCGGCAGCGTGTAATACTGCAtactaaatacacacacacacacagctagtTATGCAAAAAATGACAGCACAAGGACACTTTGTTATAGACATTGTGAGCAACACATGGTATAAAAGAATATGCTCATGATTGCTACCATGTTGTCATTTCTTGGAGCTTGAGTGGCTAGATTGAGGCAAAGGatgaagccaaaaaagaaaCTGATGCACAGGTGACCAAACaagcacatgaaaaaaaaaaacatatcacaaTATAGTGcaaaaatatgcaaacatataGAAATTACCATAAATGGTCAAGTTCATTTGTAGAGCACAGTATCAAATGAGCagttcaaaatgctttacagagTGATACAACTGTAAAAATCGAAGTATTAAGTAGTGGAAATAACCCCTATGACGACAACTCCAACATGACAATGGCTAAATTCAAAGTTCTGTaatcagccactagatgtcattAGAGTGACTGCCACTGCTTAGCACTGATTTTTGCTAGTTGCAGAAAGAGGTGAACTGGTGATTAGCTGCCTGGTAGGATGCCTAACATCCTGGAACCAAAATGcatttgtattcatgtgtgttctTGGACTGGTTTATGTATGTCAATGGATTATGATGAggattgtgttttctggtttcttggtTTCCTCCTGTGTCTCTGTTTTCcctccccagccaatcagccaATCAGCCCCAGCCAATCAGCCCCCAGACTGCCCTTGTGTCCTGACACCTGTTGCCTGTTGTTTCagtagttcagtttgtatttaagtcctgtttttcagttcagtcttgttggatcctttgttctgtactgtttttctttgttcagtttggttttgttctgttttgttgtgcCTGCACGCCTGAATCTTTATTAAAAAGACATTCTTCAGTTCATTCTGGCTGCTGTGTCCTGCATTTTGATCTCCTTCTACTCCCTTGACACAAGCCATGCAAAGCCATATTGAAAGCTTGTCACAGAAGCAAAATCAATGATTCAGTTAGATTATTAGATTATATTATTACACAGTAATATCTTACATTAATATGCTGTATGTCTTCAGCCAAAGTAATTTATGGCTTTGTCTCAGAAATGAATGATAaggttttgattttatttacatgtgtttagtgtgtttgaAACAAAGATTTGTTAATGTTCagttgtaaataaattaaagttataagacatattaaataataaatcaattaatttttgatacagttgtcatttctttttcatattgTCTGAACAACACATTCTTGTCTATTCATAGCAAATTATCTTTCTGTCTTCTAcattgtttttatgaaaaatactACACCCAAttcaatttttaaattaattttaaagtcCATAATCTTAAAACTAATTAGTTATGTCACCATAACCACTCCATTAATACCCTGACTTCACTCATACTTTTATTGTATGTCTTCATCTGAGGAGTGAGGTAAGCAGCACACAGTTTGTAGCTATGCACAGGACTGGTACTTGTTGCTGACCACATGCATCGTTGCATCGTGGTTGTTCCAGCAGGGGTAGGTTTGCCTCTTCTGCTTTCTGACACTGGGATATATGTTTCACCCAAAAATGtcttgatagtcttctgatttcattgtgccctgcacagattcaaggcacccagtgcctgaggcagcaaagcaaccccaaaacatcactgagcctcctccatgtttcacggtaggcatggtgttcttttcttagaaggcttcattttttcttctgtaaatatggagttggtgtgatttaccaaaaagctctaattttgtttcatctgtccaaagcacattctcccagaaggactgtggtTTGTCAATATGCAAATTGGCAAAGTCCAGTCCGGCTTTTTtgtgaataataacaaaattacCTCACTCTCAAGCTCCTGGTTGGGAGCAATTCTTGCTGTGTTCCAGCTTAATAATTTGTAATGTCTAATGTTGGACAGAATCATGCATACAGTGAATAGCTTTCCTGCCCATACCTCATTCACATCTGCCAAAGTGGAAAGTATTAATCTGTTAGTAGACTGTCAAGTCCAATGTTACCAGCAGatacatgttttaaatcacCGATATTA is part of the Thunnus albacares chromosome 3, fThuAlb1.1, whole genome shotgun sequence genome and harbors:
- the LOC122978946 gene encoding claudin-9-like — protein: MVSTGLQVLGLVLAVLGWVCGALVCAAPLWRVSAFVGGELVIAQVLWEGLWMNCLSQTTGHIQCKSYDSTLALPKSAQAARGLTVLSLLLCMLALMLGVAGAKCTHCMGDGNQASKARLARIAGVLFLVAGLVYLIPICWTAYAIIKDFYDPNVAAPLKRELGPALYLGWGASVLLLLGGVLLHVGSSPAGGIALPVYGGAAKDNPRTGAAGEVKQQEKSFV